The Martelella endophytica genome contains the following window.
CTGACCGCCATCAGGCCGAGTAGTCTCTTGCGCCGAAGATCGCCGAGCCGACCCGCACGCTGGTCGCACCGAAGGCGACGGCGATTTCATAATCGCCGGACATGCCCATGGAAAGCTTCGGCACGCTGTTTTCGGTGGCAAGCTCCGAGAGCAGCGCGAAGTACGGACCGGGGTTTTCGCCGGCCGGCGGAATGCACATCAGGCCTTCGATCTGAAGGCCGAGCTCCTCGCGGCAGAGCTTCAGGAAGGCCGCCGTCTCGCGCGGGTCGATACCCGCCTTCTGCGGCTCGTTTCCGGTGTTGACCTGGACATAAAGCCGCGGCGCCCTGCCCTGCTTTTCGATCTCCTTGGCCAGCGCGCGGGCGATCTTCTCGCGGTCGACGCTCTCGATGACGTCGAAAAGCTTCACCGCATCTTCGGCCTTGTTGGATTGCAGCGGACCGATGAGATGCAGCTCGATATCGGCCGTCTCCTGCTTCAGCGCCGGCCACTTCTTCTGCGCTTCCTGCACCCGGTTCTCG
Protein-coding sequences here:
- a CDS encoding YggS family pyridoxal phosphate-dependent enzyme, which codes for MGVSENLQEVLGKLRAAEHAVERPEGAVTLVAVSKTHEADAIRPAIEAGQRVFGENRVQEAQKKWPALKQETADIELHLIGPLQSNKAEDAVKLFDVIESVDREKIARALAKEIEKQGRAPRLYVQVNTGNEPQKAGIDPRETAAFLKLCREELGLQIEGLMCIPPAGENPGPYFALLSELATENSVPKLSMGMSGDYEIAVAFGATSVRVGSAIFGARDYSA